From Pagrus major chromosome 9, Pma_NU_1.0, the proteins below share one genomic window:
- the klf5b gene encoding Krueppel-like factor 5 yields MAAAVRNNVWVAPGQDAQLLRKSAAPLTADGLRGEDHGQVLCNTRDAIPGTSSFQDYNLGKSEMDSYLSHPQDVVNSKMLCRDGSLMLEQPFPEDLAPPYSVNMSLLLPDVTYLHPGLCRTMRQIKTEPSHSLMHATCQSNGVPPTLPEYPGVFSAADAASGNFFIKQEVPDFQDVPLFQLLNSDMEQLVHGSQLNSIPMAPLGLHMGNVQVAPVQNSAKPTGSHNECFRHQQRPTYLPPSPPNSEPSSPDRGKELLHNLSPPPSYEASIASKITFHTHNPVNPGQTSSVPPIQNPDQNSSVGLVQSPRPVPVQRPTLTPVQTAPGAGPMSPVLAQSAPFKSNRRCNPDLERRRIHHCDVPGCKKVYTKSSHLKAHQRTHTGEKPYQCSWEGCEWRFARSDELTRHFRKHTGAKPFQCAVCNRCFSRSDHLALHMKRHQS; encoded by the exons ATGGCCGCTGCCGTGAGGAATAATGTTTGGGTCGCTCCGGGGCAGGACGCGCAGCTTCTCCGTAAAAGCGCTGCGCCGCTGACAGCCGACGGTCTGAGGGGTGAAGATCATGGACAAGTGCTCTGTAACACGAGGGATGCCATCCCGGGAACTTCCTCCTTTCAAGATTATAATTTG GGTAAATCAGAGATGGACAGCTACCTGTCTCACCCACAGGACGTAGTAAATTCCAAAATGTTGTGCAGGGACGGCTCTTTGATGCTCGAGCAGCCTTTCCCCGAGGACTTAGCGCCTCCTTACAGTGTCAACATGAGCCTGCTGCTTCCTGACGTCACATACCTGCATCCTGGTCTCTGCAGGACTATGAGACAGATCAAAACGGAGCCCTCACACTCTCTGATGCACGCCACCTGTCAGAGCAACGGGGTGCCACCAACACTCCCAGAGTACCCAGGTGTTTTCAGTGCGGCCGACGCCGCTAGCGGGAATTTTTTCATCAAGCAGGAAGTGCCAGACTTCCAGGATGTTCCCCTGTTTCAGCTGCTGAACTCTGACATGGAGCAGCTTGTTCATGGGTCGCAGCTGAACTCCATCCCCATGGCCCCGTTAGGTCTCCACATGGGGAACGTCCAAGTAGCCCCGGTGCAGAATTCTGCCAAACCCACGGGCAGTCACAATGAATGTTTTCGACATCAGCAGAGACCGACCTATTTGCCACCTTCTCCGCCAAACTCTGAGCCCTCCAGTCCAGACAGGGGGAAGGAGCTCCTCCACAATCTGTCCCCACCTCCCTCCTATGAAGCCAGCATCGCCTCCAAGATAACTTTTCACACCCATAATCCTGTCAATCCAGGGCAAACTTCTAGTGTCCCTCCAATCCAAAACCCAGACCAGAATTCCAGTGTGGGATTAGTCCAAAGTCCACGTCCTgtgccagtccagcgtccaaCACTGACACCAGTTCAGACGGCACCTGGTGCTGGTCCAATGTCCCCAGTGTTGGCCCAGTCGGCTCCATTTAAGAGCAACCGGAGGTGTAATCCTGATCTGGAGAGACGGCGGATTCACCACTGTGATGTTCCAG gttGCAAGAAGGTGTACACCAAGTCTTCTCATTTGAAAGCTCATCAGCggacacacacag GAGAGAAGCCGTACCAGTGCTCCTGGGAGGGATGTGAGTGGCGCTTTGCCCGTTCGGACGAGCTGACTCGCCATTTCAGGAAACATACCGGGGCGAAGCCTTTCCAGTGTGCCGTGTGCAACCGCTGTTTCTCCCGCTCTGATCACCTGGCCCTGCACATGAAGAGACACCAGAGCTAG